ttcaACTTTGGCATTACAGGAATAAGTCTCATTTTAAAGTCTATTAACTTGAGGAGCACAAGatctttgtttttgaaagaagtctacAAGGTTTTAGGCTATTctaacattttcaaacatttcttgACATTGATCTTAGAAAATGCTTAGGTTTAGCATTAAATCTTCACAGTTGTGGCCCGAATTACAGTGGTTTCTTATCCTGTTGCAGACTGCTACTTTGGGTAAAGACTAGTTTGAGATTTTGTGGTAGTTAGGGTTAGGAAGTCAACACAAATTTTCATCCATTTTGTTATTCACTTCTTTGCAGGTTTCTGTTTTGGTTATGTGCCACACACGTGAACTGGCCTTCCAGATTAGTAAAGAGTATGAGCGCTTCTCCAAGTACATGTCCAACGTCAAGTGTGCCGTCTTCTTTGGTGGTTTGTCTATAAAGAAGGATGAGGATGTGTTGAAGAAGAACTGCCCTCACATTGTAGTGGGAACACCAGGAAGGATCCTCGCCCTCATTCGCAACAAGACCCTGAACCTCAAAAATGTCAAACACTTTGTTTTGGATGAATGTGACAAGATGCTGGAGCAGCTGGGTGGGTTTCATTATTTTGTGTGGGCTGGTTTATGAAGCTGGATGCTTTCCCGTTCACCAGAGGTCTAACTGTATGTAATTACGTATTAGATATGAGACGGGATGTCCAGGATATCTTCCGACTGACCCCTCATGAGAAACAGTGCATGATGTTCAGCGCCACGTTAAGCAAAGAGATCAGACCGGTCTGTCGCAAATTCATGCAAGATGTGAGTCGTCCTTTCTGCCCTCCTTAATTTTATTTGCACTTTTAAGGTTGTACAGTTTTATCAATGCATGTACCAGGTAACCACTTCCCTCAAAAACTGTGAATGGTTTTCTGAATTGTactttttcttctcttcctGCAGCCAATGGAGGTGTTTGTTGATGACGAGACTAAGCTTACCCTGCATGGTCTTCAGCAGTACTATGTCAAACTGAAGGACAGCGAAAAGAACCGCAAACTGTTTGACCTGCTTGACGTTCTTGAGTTCAACCAGGTGACTGTCGTTTCatcacatttttacagtcatCGACCTTGAATGCGACTGTTTGTCAACTCAGCAGTTTGTTTGGGTGATTTATAGGTGGTGATATTTGTCAAGTCAGTACCGCGATGTGTGGCTCTGTCTCAGCTGCTGGTTGAACAGAATTTCCCTGCCATAGCGATCCACAGGGGAATGGCTCAGGAAGAAAggtgaaaaaaatgttgatcCCATGATCTTGAAATGGTTTGGTAAGAAATTCAAATGCTGAAATCATTTCTCATTCTCTCTCACGCAGATTGTCCCGGTATCAGCAGTTTAAAGATTTCCAACGGCGGATCCTGGTGGCAACTAATCTGTTTGGTCGTGGGATGGATATTGAGCGTGTTAATATCGTTTTCAACTATGACATGCCTGAAGATTCGGACACGTACCTACACAGGGTATTTATGCATTATATGCGCTGTGGCGTATATCAAACTTAGAAATGTAGTAATAACCTCCCAACCCCAAGATTCAAACTAGGGCTGGGGTTGGAGAAATAGACGAGTCAAGATGTTGAAATGTTATCCTCATTTCTTTCAGGTTGCTCGTGCTGGTAGGTTTGGCACAAAAGGATTGGCCGTCACCTTTGTGTCAGATGAGACGGATGCAAAGACCTTGAATGATGTGCAGGACCGTTTTGAGGTCAATGTTGCAGAGTTGCCTGAGGAAATCGACATCTCTACCTACAGTAAGAAAtttattagcacaaaaaaatgtgcatttaaactGATCCTT
This genomic window from Labeo rohita strain BAU-BD-2019 chromosome 1, IGBB_LRoh.1.0, whole genome shotgun sequence contains:
- the ddx39aa gene encoding DEAD (Asp-Glu-Ala-Asp) box polypeptide 39Aa; translation: MAENDVDNELLDYEEDEEPQTAADSAVPAGKKEVKGSYVSIHSSGFRDFLLKPELLRAIVDCGFEHPSEVQHECIPQAILGMDILCQAKSGMGKTAVFVLATLQQIEPVDGQVSVLVMCHTRELAFQISKEYERFSKYMSNVKCAVFFGGLSIKKDEDVLKKNCPHIVVGTPGRILALIRNKTLNLKNVKHFVLDECDKMLEQLDMRRDVQDIFRLTPHEKQCMMFSATLSKEIRPVCRKFMQDPMEVFVDDETKLTLHGLQQYYVKLKDSEKNRKLFDLLDVLEFNQVVIFVKSVPRCVALSQLLVEQNFPAIAIHRGMAQEERLSRYQQFKDFQRRILVATNLFGRGMDIERVNIVFNYDMPEDSDTYLHRVARAGRFGTKGLAVTFVSDETDAKTLNDVQDRFEVNVAELPEEIDISTYIEQSR